One genomic segment of Vibrio quintilis includes these proteins:
- a CDS encoding aminotransferase class III-fold pyridoxal phosphate-dependent enzyme: MAIQIPTATDAVLAADEFLIQSFADLNGLKQKEMLTVITGAEGYYVTDSHGNQLIDGIGGLWCVNAGHKRQEIIDAVHEQLNTLDYYSTFYNFTHPAAAKLAEKVARLAPGHLNHVYFANSGSVANDSAVRILHHYNNRLGRPGKKKILSRTGAYHGSTHLSVAMTTPAYSKGWDSASELVHHLLCPHYWRYGDNLSEAEFLDLLVADLEVNIHNTGAENIAAFIAEPIMGAGGVIVAPEGYHARMASVCAANDIKYISDEVVTAFGRLGHFFASEEVFGITPDIITTAKGITSGYQPLSATIISDEIHEVISGPGETFLHGMTYSGHPAAAAAGLANIALMEREQIPQQVRTTGKLFENTLKALSSLELVGEVRGSHFMTGIEFVKDKAAKTPFAEQEMVGTKVAQAAQRRGLIARPLGNCLILSPPLTLDAPVIAAIGDILRESIVEVSSALNR, encoded by the coding sequence ATGGCAATTCAGATTCCCACAGCAACAGACGCCGTTCTCGCGGCAGATGAATTTTTAATACAATCATTTGCCGATCTGAACGGATTAAAACAGAAAGAGATGCTCACCGTGATCACCGGGGCTGAAGGCTATTATGTCACGGACAGTCATGGCAACCAGCTGATAGATGGTATTGGCGGGTTGTGGTGCGTTAATGCCGGCCACAAACGTCAGGAAATTATTGATGCGGTTCATGAGCAGCTCAACACGCTCGATTACTATTCGACCTTCTATAACTTTACTCATCCGGCGGCCGCAAAACTGGCAGAGAAAGTCGCCCGGCTGGCACCGGGACATCTGAACCACGTCTATTTTGCCAATTCAGGTTCCGTCGCCAATGATTCGGCTGTCCGGATTCTGCACCATTACAACAATCGCCTGGGACGGCCCGGTAAAAAGAAAATTCTCAGCCGTACCGGGGCTTATCACGGCTCCACGCACCTGTCGGTCGCCATGACGACTCCGGCTTACAGCAAGGGATGGGACAGCGCCTCAGAACTGGTGCACCATTTACTGTGTCCGCACTACTGGCGTTACGGTGACAACCTCTCCGAGGCTGAGTTTCTCGATCTGCTGGTCGCTGATCTGGAAGTGAATATTCACAATACCGGCGCAGAAAATATCGCCGCATTTATAGCAGAGCCCATCATGGGCGCCGGTGGCGTCATTGTCGCGCCTGAGGGTTATCATGCCCGGATGGCCAGCGTCTGCGCTGCCAATGACATCAAATATATTTCCGATGAAGTAGTCACTGCATTTGGCCGGCTGGGACACTTTTTTGCCTCTGAAGAAGTTTTCGGCATCACACCCGATATCATCACAACAGCCAAAGGTATCACATCCGGCTATCAGCCATTGTCTGCGACCATTATTTCGGATGAAATTCATGAGGTCATTTCCGGGCCGGGTGAAACCTTCCTGCACGGCATGACTTACTCCGGTCATCCGGCAGCTGCCGCTGCCGGGCTGGCAAATATTGCCCTGATGGAGCGGGAGCAAATCCCGCAGCAGGTCCGGACAACCGGTAAACTGTTTGAAAACACCTTAAAAGCCCTGAGCAGTCTTGAACTGGTGGGAGAAGTGCGTGGCAGTCACTTTATGACCGGAATTGAGTTTGTCAAAGACAAAGCCGCTAAAACCCCGTTCGCAGAGCAGGAGATGGTTGGTACAAAAGTCGCGCAGGCCGCTCAGCGACGGGGATTAATCGCCCGGCCTTTAGGCAATTGTCTGATTCTGTCTCCGCCCCTGACGCTGGATGCACCCGTGATTGCCGCCATTGGCGATATCCTGCGTGAAAGTATTGTGGAGGTCAGTTCAGCACTGAATCGCTGA
- a CDS encoding GNAT family N-acetyltransferase produces MKISLLADCPEQAAQVAQWYFDEWAHKDPESTLDRVKQKVALSMNHSEIPIAFVVHIEDELAGAGEIKYRELPDYPGLNYWLDGIYVPVKLRGKGISTALIEYARQKAHEFALPSLNLRCEAHNVKLYEKHGFEVVYTEQHKSIMSCAFDGLK; encoded by the coding sequence ATGAAAATATCGTTATTAGCGGACTGCCCGGAACAGGCTGCACAGGTTGCCCAATGGTATTTTGATGAATGGGCGCACAAAGATCCGGAAAGCACACTGGACCGTGTGAAGCAAAAAGTTGCACTCAGTATGAACCACAGCGAAATTCCGATCGCGTTTGTGGTCCATATTGAGGATGAGCTGGCCGGAGCGGGCGAAATAAAATACCGGGAATTACCGGACTATCCGGGTTTGAATTACTGGCTGGACGGTATTTATGTTCCGGTGAAGCTGCGGGGAAAAGGCATCTCGACCGCATTAATAGAATATGCCAGACAAAAAGCACATGAATTCGCGCTGCCTTCCTTAAATCTGCGCTGCGAAGCTCACAACGTGAAACTTTATGAAAAACATGGCTTTGAGGTCGTTTATACCGAACAACATAAGTCGATTATGAGTTGTGCGTTTGATGGGTTAAAGTGA
- a CDS encoding LysR family transcriptional regulator, translating to MMNSDTMALYLDIHAVEAFVKVAELNSFTLAAESLCVTQSGVTVKVQRLEKHLGCSLFHRTPRHVYLSPEGKEFLFKARVLLEAHRQAINPYFECNELKELTICIGEHVINENILDILNNLKNEFKSLRVNINVNMSEKILYCLENKKIDIAIVSQDGDKRGGETVRKDTYSWYASELLFETGPALPLITLHDSCRLCQLVIELLTEHHVKWYHSFQGGGLHAMITAAKSGLGVVPLPDNALSPEDRQVLKNVGDTLNLPCIPDANIVIYNNCLDQQSRLFLKKLTQLIQNNVFSGINSQVLENTLNVC from the coding sequence ATGATGAATAGTGATACTATGGCTTTATATTTAGATATTCATGCGGTTGAGGCTTTTGTAAAGGTTGCTGAACTCAATAGTTTTACACTTGCGGCTGAGTCGCTATGTGTTACTCAGTCCGGTGTGACGGTTAAAGTTCAGAGGCTTGAGAAACATTTAGGATGCTCGTTATTTCACCGAACACCTCGTCATGTTTACCTATCCCCTGAAGGTAAAGAATTTTTATTCAAGGCCAGAGTGCTTTTAGAAGCTCATCGTCAGGCGATTAATCCATATTTTGAATGTAATGAGTTAAAGGAATTAACTATTTGTATTGGTGAGCATGTTATTAATGAAAATATTTTGGATATTTTAAATAATTTAAAGAATGAATTTAAAAGTTTGAGAGTAAATATTAATGTCAATATGTCTGAAAAAATTCTCTATTGTCTGGAGAATAAGAAAATTGATATAGCAATTGTTAGTCAGGATGGTGATAAAAGAGGTGGTGAAACTGTCAGGAAAGACACTTATAGCTGGTATGCTTCTGAATTATTATTCGAAACAGGTCCTGCTTTACCTTTAATTACATTACATGATTCATGCAGACTTTGTCAGTTGGTGATTGAGTTGCTGACGGAGCATCATGTGAAATGGTATCACAGCTTTCAGGGGGGCGGATTACATGCCATGATTACTGCGGCTAAATCAGGTCTGGGAGTAGTGCCGCTTCCCGATAACGCATTGTCACCGGAGGATCGACAGGTGCTTAAAAACGTCGGTGATACATTGAATCTGCCATGTATCCCTGATGCAAATATTGTGATATACAACAATTGTCTTGACCAGCAATCGAGGTTATTCCTGAAAAAGTTAACACAATTGATACAAAATAACGTTTTTAGTGGTATTAATTCTCAGGTTTTGGAAAACACCTTGAATGTCTGTTAG
- a CDS encoding KamA family radical SAM protein, which yields MTSKTKFLPYNQQTIRRAPQWNNFSTEMKHTIEVLSHVLPFRVNQYILDELIDWENIPNDPIYRLTFPHREMLREDEFSQLSDAIRTKKSTADIRTIVNNIRYRMNPHPAGQLTHNVPRLNGESTDGLQHKYKETVLFFPASGQTCHAYCTFCFRWPQFVGMDELKFEARTSDILVEYLKRHPEVTDVLITGGDPMIMSAKALRSYIHPLLIPELNHIKNIRIGTKSVAYWPQRYVSDKDSDDVLRLFEEIKATGKNLAIMAHYNHPNELQTEVAQTALKRIITTGATVRMQSPLIRHINDTPQSWASLWTTGVRLGAIPYYMFVERDTGPNEYFGMPLFKAWEIFQKAYQSVSGLARTVRGPSMSAFPGKVMIDGITEIAGEKVFALQFLQARNPDWVRRPFYAKFDSQASWLDDLKPAFGQSYFFYEESTQNIRQENKIKIIAA from the coding sequence ATGACTTCAAAAACAAAATTTCTTCCATATAATCAGCAAACGATTAGACGGGCTCCCCAATGGAATAATTTCTCTACTGAGATGAAACACACAATCGAGGTATTAAGCCACGTACTTCCATTCAGAGTAAATCAATATATACTTGATGAATTGATTGACTGGGAAAATATACCAAACGATCCGATCTACCGATTAACCTTTCCTCATCGTGAAATGCTTCGGGAAGATGAATTTTCACAACTAAGTGATGCCATTCGCACAAAAAAAAGTACAGCGGATATCCGAACGATTGTTAACAATATCCGTTACAGAATGAATCCTCATCCGGCAGGTCAGCTCACCCACAATGTGCCTCGGCTCAATGGGGAATCAACCGACGGTTTACAGCATAAATATAAAGAAACGGTTCTGTTCTTTCCTGCTTCCGGACAAACATGCCATGCTTACTGCACTTTTTGCTTCCGATGGCCTCAGTTCGTCGGTATGGACGAACTCAAATTTGAAGCCCGCACATCTGACATATTGGTTGAGTACCTGAAACGTCATCCTGAAGTAACCGATGTGCTTATTACCGGAGGAGATCCCATGATTATGAGTGCAAAAGCGCTTAGATCTTACATTCATCCCCTTCTTATTCCTGAACTCAATCATATAAAAAACATTCGTATCGGTACAAAATCAGTCGCCTATTGGCCACAGCGTTATGTGAGTGACAAAGATTCCGACGATGTCCTCCGACTGTTTGAAGAAATCAAGGCTACGGGCAAGAACCTTGCGATCATGGCACATTATAACCACCCTAACGAGCTCCAGACCGAAGTTGCCCAGACTGCACTCAAACGAATTATCACAACTGGCGCAACTGTCCGGATGCAGTCTCCCTTAATTCGCCATATTAATGACACCCCTCAAAGTTGGGCATCACTCTGGACAACCGGTGTCCGCTTGGGTGCCATACCCTATTATATGTTTGTCGAACGGGATACCGGACCAAATGAATATTTTGGCATGCCGCTCTTCAAAGCCTGGGAAATATTCCAGAAAGCGTATCAATCTGTTTCAGGTCTTGCACGAACGGTACGTGGGCCATCGATGAGTGCTTTCCCCGGAAAAGTAATGATTGACGGAATTACTGAAATTGCCGGAGAGAAGGTGTTTGCGCTTCAGTTCCTGCAAGCCCGGAACCCAGACTGGGTACGACGCCCCTTTTACGCAAAATTCGATTCTCAGGCATCTTGGCTGGATGATCTCAAACCAGCCTTTGGACAATCATATTTCTTCTATGAAGAGTCGACGCAAAACATTCGCCAGGAAAACAAAATTAAAATTATTGCGGCATAA
- a CDS encoding N-acyl homoserine lactonase family protein, whose protein sequence is MPPIYEVYALRYAEHRDRLRNENFISHDEHDNSNMPLDFYCWLIKGEDTEIMVDTGFSAEMAAKRNRNYYTAPETLLKKLDIDARQIQSIIVTHMHYDHIGNLKAFPNATLLMQEEEMHYCTGRHMLHQFVRAPYDPENIANAVCRLHEGKIRYLKAREEIMPGIKVLHVGGHTQGLQIVIVNTARGTIVLTSDAAHYWHHIDESSPFPIVKNIPDMLAAHQTIKTIAGTLSHIIPGHDPKVRSVFPRFNNEENIVQLHLEPQGEINASE, encoded by the coding sequence ATGCCCCCAATATATGAAGTTTATGCTCTGCGATATGCAGAGCATAGGGACCGTTTACGTAATGAAAATTTCATCTCTCATGATGAACATGATAACAGTAATATGCCGTTAGACTTTTATTGCTGGCTAATCAAAGGCGAGGACACTGAAATCATGGTTGATACCGGGTTCAGTGCTGAAATGGCAGCCAAAAGAAACCGTAATTACTATACCGCTCCCGAAACCTTGCTAAAAAAGCTCGATATCGATGCCAGACAGATTCAGTCTATCATCGTAACCCATATGCATTACGACCATATTGGAAATCTGAAAGCCTTCCCTAATGCGACATTACTCATGCAAGAAGAGGAAATGCACTATTGCACGGGTCGCCACATGCTACATCAGTTTGTAAGAGCACCCTATGATCCTGAAAATATAGCAAATGCTGTCTGTCGGCTGCACGAAGGAAAAATTCGCTACCTCAAAGCCCGGGAAGAAATCATGCCGGGAATTAAAGTTCTTCATGTCGGCGGGCATACTCAGGGATTACAAATCGTTATCGTTAACACAGCTCGGGGAACAATTGTACTCACCAGTGATGCAGCCCATTACTGGCATCATATTGATGAGTCGAGCCCCTTCCCTATTGTAAAGAATATCCCCGACATGCTTGCCGCACATCAAACAATAAAAACAATCGCGGGGACACTCTCTCATATCATTCCCGGCCATGATCCGAAAGTCAGAAGTGTCTTCCCCCGTTTTAACAATGAAGAAAATATTGTCCAGCTTCACCTGGAACCCCAAGGAGAAATCAATGCCTCTGAATGA
- a CDS encoding FAD/NAD(P)-binding protein, whose product MPLNEIAIIGFGPRGLNVLERFLECVTTDGITERINIHIINPGIPGEGVHLSSQPDHMLVNTVSSQVTMFAGDSIALQNGGESFTQWAKTQGYKRNKNSYIKSIDGETLTDMDYLPRALLGEYLSDVYRKVRHMLPPNIQIIEHQKLAVDLTKGKYFLITLDDQTTIECDFVFLTTGHGYRKATQTDKELNDFFIQQREKNPSLRYFRSPYPVSQLDSISSQSRVLIQGFGLTAHDSISALTIGRGGYYQKHGSTLEYVASGTEPKIFLSSRQCLPFAARGINQKGLTGRHTAQFLTPAVVDSIRKRNISEQQQSQIDFRTQIMPLLMKEMAYAWRCATSQKHIEPQTFVATEQEVTQIERILWPLRNQTFDNFSAYKTFFTTLLTTDLEQALLGNMNSPLKASTDVLRDVREALRRAIEFSGLTPGSHRYFMEKFNPIINRVSFGPPLRRNQELLALMNAGIVSLGGGPDSYITCDHKNSSFTLTTKFVKQRHEIQIDSIISARLDNYSPMTDSSQLTHNLVEKGFITPFKNGDYHPGGIAIDQKLHPINANGQPEENIWAIGFLVEGAHYYTHALPRPHIHSRQFDDAEISVRDCLNQCMSCNHPEEKNRVKETA is encoded by the coding sequence ATGCCTCTGAATGAGATTGCCATTATCGGTTTTGGCCCACGAGGGCTGAATGTTCTTGAACGATTCCTGGAATGCGTCACGACAGACGGAATTACTGAGAGAATAAATATTCATATCATTAATCCCGGCATTCCCGGTGAAGGCGTTCATCTATCATCACAGCCAGATCATATGCTGGTGAACACCGTATCATCACAAGTAACGATGTTCGCCGGTGATAGCATAGCACTTCAAAATGGCGGTGAGTCATTTACACAGTGGGCAAAAACACAGGGATATAAACGCAATAAAAACAGCTATATAAAAAGTATCGATGGTGAAACACTGACTGATATGGACTATTTGCCCAGAGCATTACTCGGTGAGTATCTCTCGGATGTCTACAGAAAAGTACGTCATATGTTGCCCCCAAATATCCAGATAATTGAACATCAAAAACTGGCTGTAGATCTGACGAAAGGAAAGTATTTTCTCATCACACTTGATGACCAGACCACTATTGAGTGTGACTTCGTCTTTCTGACAACCGGACATGGCTACCGGAAAGCGACCCAGACCGACAAAGAATTAAACGATTTCTTTATTCAGCAACGTGAAAAAAACCCGTCACTCCGTTATTTTCGTTCGCCCTATCCGGTCAGTCAGCTGGATAGCATTTCCTCTCAATCCCGTGTACTTATCCAGGGGTTTGGTCTGACCGCACATGATTCGATCTCAGCCCTGACAATTGGGCGGGGGGGGTATTATCAGAAACACGGGAGCACATTGGAATACGTAGCTTCAGGCACAGAACCCAAGATTTTTCTCTCATCCAGACAATGCCTTCCTTTTGCCGCACGAGGCATCAACCAAAAAGGACTTACCGGTCGGCATACAGCACAATTTCTTACCCCTGCGGTTGTAGATTCTATCCGCAAGCGCAATATCTCTGAGCAACAGCAATCTCAAATCGATTTCAGAACCCAAATCATGCCACTCCTGATGAAGGAAATGGCCTATGCCTGGCGATGTGCAACAAGCCAAAAGCATATTGAGCCACAAACCTTTGTCGCGACTGAACAGGAAGTAACACAGATAGAGCGTATATTGTGGCCACTGAGAAATCAGACCTTTGATAATTTCAGCGCCTATAAAACATTCTTCACCACGCTGCTTACAACAGATCTGGAACAGGCACTACTGGGTAATATGAACAGCCCACTCAAAGCATCGACAGATGTCTTGAGAGATGTGCGGGAAGCATTACGCCGGGCAATCGAATTCAGCGGCCTCACTCCCGGGTCCCACCGTTATTTCATGGAAAAATTCAATCCGATTATTAACCGGGTCTCTTTCGGTCCTCCACTCAGACGCAATCAAGAGCTGTTAGCGCTAATGAATGCCGGTATCGTGTCGTTGGGGGGAGGCCCTGATTCGTATATAACTTGTGACCATAAGAATTCGAGTTTTACTCTCACCACCAAGTTTGTCAAACAAAGACATGAAATACAGATAGATAGCATAATCTCTGCCCGGCTCGATAACTATTCTCCGATGACAGATTCAAGTCAGTTGACGCACAACCTTGTCGAAAAGGGCTTTATCACACCATTTAAAAATGGAGATTATCACCCTGGAGGTATCGCGATCGACCAAAAGCTGCATCCGATTAATGCAAATGGGCAACCGGAAGAAAACATCTGGGCAATCGGATTTCTGGTCGAAGGGGCTCATTATTACACTCATGCCTTGCCAAGACCTCACATTCATTCAAGACAATTTGACGATGCGGAAATTAGTGTCAGAGACTGCCTGAATCAATGTATGAGTTGTAACCACCCAGAAGAGAAAAATAGAGTGAAGGAAACAGCATGA
- a CDS encoding cupin domain-containing protein produces MNHHITKKLPSPEKYTDFNSYLNENTYPKENSVIWEQPEILEALNSVDFSTRGALFLSNPGSTPPGETVSDISLTVQVLRCHEHTTPHTHSFWHIYFVISGAGEILLEDEKKHYIQYGDVIYIPAWTSHQFINNKSEDLLLYAIQNLPEMAQKGTLLRSDGSDIYSVFSK; encoded by the coding sequence ATGAATCATCATATCACTAAGAAACTGCCGTCTCCGGAAAAATATACAGACTTCAACAGCTACCTTAATGAAAACACATATCCGAAAGAGAACAGTGTAATTTGGGAGCAGCCGGAAATCTTAGAAGCATTGAATTCTGTAGATTTCTCCACAAGAGGGGCACTATTTCTCTCTAATCCGGGCAGTACCCCGCCCGGAGAAACAGTGAGTGATATATCACTCACTGTACAGGTGCTCAGATGCCATGAGCATACCACACCTCATACACATTCCTTCTGGCATATCTATTTTGTGATATCAGGAGCCGGTGAAATTTTACTGGAAGACGAAAAGAAACATTATATCCAATATGGTGATGTTATTTATATTCCAGCCTGGACATCGCACCAATTTATCAATAATAAAAGTGAAGACTTACTCTTATATGCCATTCAGAATTTACCTGAAATGGCTCAGAAAGGAACACTTTTAAGAAGTGATGGAAGCGATATTTATTCTGTCTTTTCAAAATGA
- a CDS encoding MFS transporter, whose amino-acid sequence MTEIPSNQALNTSKVMTHVFLPFAFGHCTSFIFRNMNAVLTPFLISELSLSAAQLGVLSSAYFFSFSLAQLPVGLALDRYGPKRVQLVLLGIAVIGSIMFGWGENFSTLLLARILIGLGLAACFMSSIKVLSFWIPDRKLPAIHGYLLAAGGLGAMLSTLPVAWLAEFVPWRSLFFGMAGITVMVMLAIATWVPQDPVEHKTVKIASVASLLEVYKDRAFRKVISLLLIPHTIAFGLQGLWMGKWLQDVGHYNNAMTSTYLFIGMGAVVVGSLSVGAITQWASKFNIKPMEVGGIGIALFLAIQILCALNIVPMLPALSIAFTLIGTIAGLEYTIVAQKVSPAMTGRAATCLNLLILFGAFLIQTCFGIIIDIWPQDAAGHYPPIAYQVGFGLMILLQTPGFLKWLVGVMKCGTLKSIGEEL is encoded by the coding sequence ATGACTGAAATCCCATCGAATCAGGCGTTAAATACATCTAAAGTAATGACGCATGTTTTTCTTCCCTTTGCATTTGGGCATTGCACTTCATTTATATTCAGAAATATGAATGCGGTGCTGACACCATTTTTAATCTCTGAATTATCGCTGTCAGCCGCACAATTGGGTGTTTTGTCCAGTGCTTATTTCTTTTCTTTTTCATTAGCGCAATTACCTGTTGGTCTGGCTTTAGATCGCTATGGACCCAAGCGCGTTCAGTTAGTCCTTTTAGGAATTGCGGTCATCGGTTCCATCATGTTTGGCTGGGGAGAAAACTTTTCGACACTCCTGCTGGCAAGAATCTTGATAGGCCTGGGACTCGCGGCCTGTTTTATGAGTTCAATCAAAGTACTTTCATTTTGGATTCCTGACAGAAAATTGCCTGCAATCCATGGATATTTGCTTGCCGCAGGCGGATTGGGTGCCATGTTGTCAACACTTCCTGTTGCCTGGCTTGCTGAATTCGTGCCATGGCGGTCACTCTTTTTCGGCATGGCAGGTATCACTGTCATGGTGATGCTGGCAATTGCGACCTGGGTACCTCAAGATCCCGTCGAACATAAAACTGTCAAAATCGCCAGTGTCGCTTCATTGCTCGAAGTTTATAAGGATCGAGCATTCCGGAAAGTCATTAGTCTGTTGTTGATTCCTCACACAATCGCATTCGGGCTTCAGGGGTTATGGATGGGGAAATGGTTACAGGATGTCGGACATTACAATAATGCTATGACTTCCACCTACCTGTTCATCGGTATGGGGGCCGTCGTCGTTGGGTCACTTTCGGTCGGTGCAATAACGCAATGGGCCAGCAAATTCAACATTAAACCAATGGAAGTTGGCGGCATAGGCATTGCTTTGTTTCTGGCTATACAAATATTGTGTGCACTGAATATTGTGCCAATGTTGCCAGCTCTGTCAATTGCCTTCACCTTAATCGGTACCATTGCCGGACTTGAATACACGATCGTTGCTCAGAAAGTTTCCCCGGCGATGACTGGTCGTGCTGCAACATGTTTAAATCTGTTAATCCTTTTCGGTGCTTTTCTCATCCAGACTTGTTTTGGGATCATTATTGATATCTGGCCTCAGGATGCTGCTGGCCACTACCCACCGATTGCCTATCAGGTAGGTTTTGGTCTGATGATTCTGTTACAGACACCTGGTTTTTTGAAATGGCTGGTAGGTGTCATGAAATGTGGCACATTAAAATCCATAGGAGAAGAGCTATGA
- a CDS encoding glutathione S-transferase N-terminal domain-containing protein, translating to MNHIVLYGCHSSSATRRVRIALKVKQIAYKYIEVNLSENEHLCPEFRQLTAQQKLPVLLHDQHQITQSLSIIEYLDDICPEYKLLPEDPIAKAWCRSFSAIFVADYHPLITRRVIKKLRDSGLPEKEIAQWKPLWLKESLNIAEIELNKRSIKHKFCCSNLVGLADICLYAQCESAINQDIYLTDYKEVSKIHQNVMAVVNN from the coding sequence ATGAATCATATTGTTCTTTATGGCTGTCACTCCTCTTCTGCCACCCGAAGAGTAAGAATAGCCCTCAAAGTAAAACAAATAGCATATAAGTATATAGAAGTAAATCTTTCAGAAAATGAACATCTCTGTCCTGAATTTCGTCAGTTAACAGCACAACAGAAACTCCCCGTACTCCTTCATGATCAACACCAAATAACGCAGTCATTATCGATCATTGAATATTTAGATGACATCTGTCCAGAATATAAGCTATTGCCTGAAGACCCAATAGCCAAAGCATGGTGCCGAAGCTTTTCGGCAATATTTGTCGCCGATTACCATCCTTTAATCACACGCCGGGTAATAAAGAAGCTAAGAGATTCGGGCTTACCAGAGAAAGAAATCGCACAATGGAAACCATTGTGGTTAAAAGAATCATTAAATATCGCAGAAATTGAACTCAATAAAAGAAGCATTAAACATAAGTTCTGTTGCAGCAACTTAGTTGGCCTTGCGGACATATGCTTATATGCTCAATGCGAATCAGCAATCAATCAGGATATTTATTTAACTGACTATAAGGAGGTATCAAAAATTCACCAAAACGTCATGGCCGTCGTAAACAACTAA
- a CDS encoding carboxymuconolactone decarboxylase family protein produces MNYFKRIAYTFIFIFAYNMAYAGTPPKIGDPLKWPAQCDHVRFSHEDLRLDRFPDLNPQIANAAQKDAIKKISSGPRGCIFGPFSVLLRSPELLNRVQMLGEHVRFTSGLPKPIREFAILVVGREAQSPYEWYIHEPIALRSGITRKTVDALAAQRKPISMTPDEAIVYQFVTELHNTHMVQETTYNAIKKRFGQSGAVELTALDGYFMLLGLELNMARTPIPEDVKLPFNYPWKS; encoded by the coding sequence ATGAATTACTTCAAAAGAATAGCTTACACGTTTATATTTATTTTTGCATATAACATGGCATATGCCGGAACACCTCCTAAAATCGGTGACCCATTAAAATGGCCAGCGCAATGCGACCATGTCCGGTTTTCTCATGAAGATTTGCGACTCGACCGATTTCCAGATCTAAACCCTCAAATTGCAAATGCAGCACAAAAGGATGCTATAAAAAAAATCAGCTCAGGTCCCCGGGGGTGTATTTTCGGCCCATTTTCAGTATTACTTCGCAGTCCGGAACTTCTTAACCGGGTTCAGATGCTGGGAGAGCATGTCCGCTTTACTTCCGGACTGCCAAAGCCGATTCGGGAGTTCGCAATTCTTGTCGTCGGCCGCGAAGCACAATCTCCTTACGAATGGTATATCCATGAACCTATCGCACTACGTTCAGGAATCACACGAAAAACAGTTGATGCGCTTGCGGCACAAAGAAAACCAATATCAATGACACCAGATGAAGCTATCGTCTATCAATTTGTGACAGAGCTGCATAATACTCATATGGTACAAGAAACAACCTACAACGCTATCAAAAAGCGTTTTGGTCAGTCTGGAGCGGTCGAACTCACAGCACTCGATGGCTATTTCATGTTATTGGGTCTGGAACTAAACATGGCAAGAACTCCTATCCCGGAGGATGTTAAGTTACCTTTCAATTACCCATGGAAATCCTGA
- a CDS encoding YfhL family 4Fe-4S dicluster ferredoxin has protein sequence MSLTITEDCIYCDICRPACPNRAISAGDELYVINPNLCTECVGHYDEPQCQLVCPAECIPRLPEFAETKEQLWEKYERISVEIVS, from the coding sequence ATGTCCTTGACTATAACTGAAGATTGTATCTATTGTGATATCTGTCGGCCAGCCTGTCCCAACAGAGCCATTTCTGCCGGCGACGAACTTTACGTCATTAACCCCAACTTGTGTACTGAATGTGTCGGTCATTATGATGAACCTCAATGCCAGTTGGTTTGCCCTGCAGAATGCATTCCACGCTTACCTGAATTTGCCGAAACAAAAGAGCAACTTTGGGAAAAGTACGAGCGTATTTCTGTCGAGATTGTCAGTTAA